One Setaria viridis chromosome 5, Setaria_viridis_v4.0, whole genome shotgun sequence genomic region harbors:
- the LOC117857227 gene encoding V-type proton ATPase subunit E has translation MNDADVSKQIQQMVRFIRQEAEEKASEISVSAEEEFNIEKLQLVEAEKKKIRQEYERKEKQVEVRKKIEYSMQLNASRIKVLQAQDDLVNKMKEDAMKELLRVSDNHHEYKNLLKDLIVQGLLRLKEPAVLLRCRKEDHHHVESVLHSAKHEYASKADVHQPEIHVDHDVYLPPAPSHHDAHGQFCYGGVVLASRDGKIVYESTLDARLEVVFRKKLPEIRKLLFGQNAA, from the exons atGAACGACGCCGATGTCTCCAAGCAGATCCAGCAGATGGTGCGGTTCATCCGCCAGGAGGCTGAGGAGAAGGCCAGCGAGATCTCCGTCTCCGCCGAGGAG GAATTCAACATCGAGAAGTTGCAGCTTGTTGAAgctgagaagaagaagatcaggcAAGAGTATGAACGAAAAGAGAAGCAGGTTGAAGTACGGAAGAAAAT TGAGTACTCTATGCAGTTGAATGCGTCTCGCATCAAAGTTCTTCAAGCTCAGGATGATCTAGTTAACAAAATGAAAGAGGATGCCATGAAGGAACTCCTTCGCGTCAGCGACAACCACCATGAATACAAGAACCTTTTGAAAGATCTAATTGTTCAG GGCTTGCTCCGGTTGAAAGAGCCAGCTGTATTACTCCGTTGCCGTAAAGAAGACCACCATCACGTGGAATCAGTACTGCATTCGGCAAAGCATGAGTATGCATCAAAAGCAGATGTCCATCAGCCAGAGATACATGTTGACCATGATGTGTACCTGCCACCTGCCCCAAGCCATCATGACGCTCATGGACAATTTTG CTATGGAGGTGTTGTCCTGGCTTCTCGAGATGGAAAGATTGTGTACGAGAGTACTCTTGATGCAAGACTTGAAGTTGTTTTCCGCAAGAAATTGCCAGAG ATCCGGAAGCTTCTTTTTGGCCAGAACGCAGCCTAA